A genomic stretch from Pieris napi chromosome 18, ilPieNapi1.2, whole genome shotgun sequence includes:
- the LOC125058667 gene encoding uncharacterized protein LOC125058667 — MNKTVDENNALESGMESEPSQSPRPNATTSTSSRKRNKTDESNEILEVLKSAKKKMDEREKKDPFDIYGEYIAAELRSVKDDQAVTQAKYHINNILYELKMGRYNTYGYQTASSHPSSTPNNVQETEIREIERHETNRLDALRDETEDSAILNLVNYLSDESTQ; from the exons ATGAATAAAACA GTAGATGAAAACAATGCACTTGAAAGTGGTATGGAGTCAGAGCCATCTCAATCACCAAGGCCGAATGCTACAACATCTACATCTTCGAGGAAAAGAAATAAGACAGATGaatcaaatgaaatattagaGGTTTTGAAAAGTGCTAAAAAAAAGATGGATGAAAGGGAGAAGAAGGATCCATTTGATATATATGGTGAATATATTGCTGCTGAATTAAGAAGTGTTAAAGATGACCAAGCCGTGACACAGGCAAAGtaccatattaataatatactgtatgaattaaaaatgggACGATATAATACATATGGATATCAAACGGCATCTTCTCATCCATCATCAACACCAAATAATGTTCAGGAAACTGAAATAAGGGAAATTGAGAGACACGAAACAAATAGACTAGATGCATTACGAGACGAAACAGAAGATTCGGCTATACTAAACTTAGTTAACTATCTCAGTGATGAATCAACGCAATAG
- the LOC125058666 gene encoding protein ANTAGONIST OF LIKE HETEROCHROMATIN PROTEIN 1-like: MLLATMFKSIQVVHTPVCVKMLPEEVVLLCSLYQMYRISNKKKRKRWWIRNYLLQRENLMSDLRMTDGSFCNFTRMSKSDFEHLLEMIGPSIAKRETNIRQPVSPQTRLAITLRYLATGDSYSSLSYTFRVSKQLISKIIPDVCQELINSLAGYVKVPSSEQEWKQISREFEIRWNFPHCIGAIDGKHVMIVAPNNSGSEYYNYKNQFSMVLMAIADGNYNFIYANYGAKGRSSDSGIFQETPFYNALLENSLKLPRPEPITQGGTEMPYVIVGDSAFALTENIMKPYPGIHERGNKKRIFNYRLSRARRIIENVFGILCVVFRVFTKPIPLKPANCELVVIACVYLHNFLRRNSVSRSIYTPPQTFDFEDSEGNLLEGSWRRELSSFPMIDLQRRGRPASQSALCIREQFADYFITPEGRVPWQNNVA; encoded by the exons ATGTTGCTAGCAACTATGTTTAAATCAATACAGGTTGTCCACACGCCAGTCTGCGTTAAAATGTTGCCCGAGGAGGTAGTGTTGTTGTGTTCTCTGTATCAGATGTATAGAatctctaataaaaaaaagagaaaaagatGGTGGATTCGAAATTATCTTTTGCAAAGAGAAAATTTGATGAGTGACCTCAGAATGACAGATGGATCATTTTGTAACTTTACGAGAATGTCGAAAAGTGATTTCGAACATCTTCTAGAAATGATTGGTCCATCAATAGCCAAAAGGGAAACAAATATTCGTCAGCCAGTTTCACCTCAAACGAGGCTGGCTATTACATTACGGTATCTTGCAACTGGAGATTCATACAGTTCTCTTTCATACACATTCAGAGTATCAAAACAATTGATTAGCAAAATTATACCAGATGTATGTCAAGAACTAATTAACTCACTAGCAGGATATGTCAAG gttcCAAGTTCGGAACAAGAATGGAAACAAATAAGTCGTGAATTCGAAATACGATGGAATTTTCCACATTGCATTGGGGCCATTGATGGGAAACACGTTATGATTGTGGCGCCAAATAATTCTGGAAGTGAAtactacaattataaaaatcagttCAGCATGGTACTTATGGCAATTGCAGATGGCAATTACAACTTTATTTACGCAAATTATGGAGCTAAGGGTCGGTCGTCCGACAGTGGAATATTTCAAGAAACACCGTTTTATAATGCATTGTTAGAAAACTCACTTAAACTGCCACGGCCTGAACCAATAACACAAGGCGGAACAGAAATGCCGTATGTAATTGTAGGTGACAGTGCTTTCGCGCTAACGGAGAACATCATGAAACCATATCCTGGCATTCATGAACGTGGGAACAAAAAGCGTATATTCAATTACAGACTATCAAGAGCTAGGAGGAttatagaaaatgtttttggCATTTTATGTGTGGTGTTCCGTGTATTCACTAAACCTATTCCGTTAAAACCAGCCAATTGTGAACTCGTGGTAATTGCTTGtgtatatttacataacttcTTAAGACGTAACTCAGTTTCCAGATCCATATATACACCTCCACAAACTTTTGATTTTGAAGACTCTGAAGGTAACCTATTAGAAGGTTCTTGGCGAAGGGAACTAAGTTCGTTTCCTATGATTGATTTGCAAAGACGGGGCAGGCCTGCATCACAATCAGCTCTTTGTATTAGAGAACAGTTTGCCGATTACTTTATAACTCCAGAGGGAAGAGTTCCATGGCAAAATAATGTAgcgtaa